A part of Stigmatella erecta genomic DNA contains:
- a CDS encoding ATP-binding protein, whose translation MDAMADALLVCDGLEHVLYLNRAAELLLGWPREELQGQSFSVLVPPRFQAWKEGSLLRHLLGKRLASAGRSTLVPLRHRTGVELALEAVVSHTGEQASERVVLTLRHLPEVPDATAEPLEVGLAPYPWQHAHQGLAHVPTLAERLYQLIFENAPLGLFHFGNPPFLIACNDQFAGLLGSTRQQLLGLNLLTLRDTRVMDCIRVTLQGQHTRYEGNYVSTTTGKCTPLRAHFAPFRDEHGQVVGGVGIVEDITAQRRMEQERDTQLALASTLLRTAPVGMAFYDTRLRFVHINDVLASVTGQPPEAYIGHTLPEMLGPPGVLLDQFLRHVMETGQPLERLEVSAREMGLLGTWEYCNVSMYPVRAPDGRILGLGSVVEDTTGAKHAEQERLRLLREAQEAVRVRDDFLTIASHELKTPLTPLSLRLATLERKLERGEPLDASALQQARGHLMRLTTLINDLLDSSRIESGGLALHPQPTRLDVLIEHVIRVTEAFREAGNRIAFHVPVRPIEVMGDPYRLEQVIANLLENALKYSPDGGTIHVSLEARGEVVLMTVSDPGIGIPSDQQKHLFERHFRARNVSTHSYGGLGLGLYICRDIVARHGGSIWVESEVGRGSTFYVALPTLQASRALTGPTPEPQVH comes from the coding sequence ATGGATGCCATGGCCGATGCGCTGCTCGTCTGCGACGGCCTGGAGCACGTCCTCTACCTCAACCGGGCGGCGGAGCTGCTGCTGGGCTGGCCGCGCGAGGAGCTGCAGGGACAGTCCTTCTCGGTGCTCGTCCCCCCGCGCTTCCAGGCCTGGAAGGAGGGCTCGCTGCTGCGGCACCTGCTGGGCAAACGCCTGGCGTCCGCGGGCCGCTCCACCCTGGTGCCCCTGCGCCACCGCACCGGCGTGGAGCTGGCCCTGGAGGCGGTGGTGAGCCACACGGGAGAGCAGGCCTCCGAGCGCGTGGTCCTCACGCTGCGCCACCTGCCGGAAGTCCCGGACGCCACCGCCGAGCCGCTGGAGGTGGGCCTGGCCCCCTACCCCTGGCAGCACGCCCACCAGGGGCTCGCGCACGTGCCCACGCTCGCCGAGCGCCTCTACCAGCTCATCTTCGAGAACGCCCCGCTGGGCCTGTTCCACTTCGGCAACCCGCCCTTCCTCATCGCGTGCAATGACCAGTTCGCCGGGCTGCTCGGCTCCACCCGGCAGCAGCTGCTGGGCCTGAACCTGCTGACCCTGCGGGACACGCGCGTCATGGACTGCATCCGCGTCACGCTCCAGGGCCAGCACACCCGCTACGAGGGCAACTACGTCTCCACCACCACGGGCAAGTGCACCCCGCTCCGGGCCCACTTCGCCCCCTTCCGCGACGAGCACGGGCAGGTGGTGGGCGGGGTGGGCATCGTCGAGGACATCACCGCCCAGCGCCGCATGGAGCAGGAGCGCGACACCCAGCTGGCCCTGGCCAGCACCCTGCTGCGCACCGCCCCCGTGGGCATGGCCTTCTACGACACGCGCCTGCGCTTCGTGCACATCAACGACGTGCTGGCCTCCGTCACCGGCCAGCCCCCGGAGGCCTACATCGGGCACACCCTGCCGGAGATGCTGGGCCCCCCGGGGGTTCTGCTGGACCAGTTCCTGCGCCACGTGATGGAGACGGGCCAGCCCCTGGAGCGGCTGGAGGTGAGCGCCCGGGAGATGGGCCTGCTGGGCACCTGGGAGTACTGCAACGTCAGCATGTACCCGGTGCGCGCCCCGGATGGGCGGATTCTCGGCCTCGGCTCGGTGGTGGAGGACACCACGGGCGCCAAGCACGCCGAGCAGGAGCGGCTGCGCCTGCTGCGCGAGGCCCAGGAGGCCGTGCGCGTGCGCGACGACTTCCTCACCATCGCCTCGCACGAGCTGAAGACGCCGCTCACGCCCCTGTCCCTGCGCCTGGCCACCCTGGAGCGGAAGCTGGAGCGCGGCGAGCCGCTGGATGCCTCCGCCCTCCAGCAGGCGCGCGGGCACCTCATGCGGCTGACCACGCTCATCAACGACTTGCTGGACTCCTCGCGCATCGAGTCCGGGGGGCTGGCGCTCCACCCCCAGCCCACGCGGCTGGATGTGCTCATCGAGCACGTCATCCGCGTCACCGAGGCCTTCCGCGAGGCGGGCAACCGCATCGCCTTCCACGTGCCCGTGCGCCCCATCGAGGTGATGGGGGACCCGTACCGGCTGGAGCAGGTCATCGCCAACCTGCTGGAGAACGCCCTGAAGTACAGCCCGGACGGCGGCACCATCCACGTCTCCCTGGAGGCCCGGGGCGAGGTGGTGTTGATGACGGTGTCCGACCCGGGCATCGGCATCCCCTCGGACCAGCAGAAGCACCTGTTCGAGCGCCACTTCCGGGCGCGCAACGTCTCCACCCACTCGTACGGGGGGCTGGGGCTGGGGCTCTACATCTGCCGCGACATCGTCGCCCGCCACGGGGGCAGCATCTGGGTGGAGAGCGAGGTGGGCCGGGGCTCCACCTTCTATGTGGCCCTGCCAACACTCCAGGCCTCGCGCGCCCTCACCGGGCCCACCCCCGAGCCCCAGGTGCACTGA
- a CDS encoding endonuclease/exonuclease/phosphatase family protein, with protein MSEPPIRIVSYNVRYFGHALRGLASTQGPKRRVSAALAALDPLPDVVCLQEVETSSFRSSVAERRKVPGETQLQAFMGRMEEIFTAQGRAMPYDAFYFRAHHYKLGDFSLYTTGLAILVNRDTLRVDRHNVDAPAQITHHHVQRLKERKQSRICAHMRLARASDGRAFHVFNTHLSLPTPFAREFWATKDKMGCGVNQLHEARKLVALVTEHAQGEPFVVTGDFNSPPASPVFRYLCDEAQLTCAQATVGQINPALIRGFPTAGFMHLRMHLDHLFSGRGVRWLDMEETRPFGDVGSRFHGLSDHMPLIARFTLEGPSQQAV; from the coding sequence ATGTCCGAGCCCCCCATCCGCATCGTCAGCTACAACGTCCGCTACTTTGGCCATGCGCTCCGGGGGCTGGCGAGCACGCAGGGCCCCAAGCGCCGGGTCTCCGCGGCGCTCGCCGCGCTGGACCCGCTGCCGGACGTCGTCTGCCTCCAGGAGGTGGAGACCTCCTCGTTCCGCAGCTCGGTGGCCGAGCGCCGCAAGGTGCCCGGCGAGACGCAGCTCCAGGCCTTCATGGGCCGCATGGAGGAGATCTTCACCGCGCAGGGCCGCGCCATGCCCTACGACGCCTTCTATTTCCGCGCCCACCACTACAAGCTGGGGGACTTCTCGCTCTACACCACGGGCCTGGCCATCCTGGTGAACCGCGACACCCTGCGCGTGGACCGGCACAACGTGGATGCGCCCGCGCAAATCACCCACCACCACGTGCAGCGGCTCAAGGAGCGCAAGCAGAGCCGCATCTGCGCGCACATGCGCCTGGCGCGCGCCTCGGATGGGCGGGCCTTCCACGTCTTCAACACCCACCTGAGCCTGCCCACCCCCTTCGCCCGCGAGTTCTGGGCCACCAAGGACAAGATGGGCTGCGGCGTCAACCAGCTCCACGAGGCGCGCAAGCTGGTGGCGCTCGTGACGGAGCACGCCCAGGGCGAGCCCTTCGTGGTGACGGGGGACTTCAACTCCCCGCCCGCCTCCCCCGTGTTCCGCTACCTGTGTGACGAGGCCCAGCTCACGTGCGCCCAGGCCACCGTGGGGCAGATCAACCCCGCGCTCATCCGGGGCTTTCCCACCGCGGGCTTCATGCACCTGCGCATGCACCTGGACCACCTCTTCTCCGGCCGCGGCGTGCGCTGGCTGGACATGGAGGAGACGCGCCCCTTCGGGGACGTGGGCAGCCGCTTCCATGGGCTGTCGGACCACATGCCGCTCATTGCCCGCTTCACCCTGGAGGGCCCTTCCCAGCAAGCCGTGTGA
- a CDS encoding AAA family ATPase, with amino-acid sequence MTTPLPARFRGTDTYLSGESLQAAVDCALTLQRPLLVKGEPGTGKTLLAEAISSALGLRLIPWHVKSTTRAQDGLYLYDTVQRLYDSRFGDGDVKDIRRYIRLGPLGEAFASRERVVLLIDEVDKADLEFPNDLLHELDRMRFRIQETNDEVVATQRPVVVITSNNEKELPDAFLRRCVFHFIDFPDTELMRRIVAVHHPGLDEALTEQALKVFYELRGFSRLRKRPSTSELIDWIAVLKASGVQSLKLEENLPFLGALLKKEQDLIAVAEAFGRGRKPRA; translated from the coding sequence ATGACGACGCCCCTTCCCGCCCGCTTCCGTGGAACCGACACGTACCTCTCCGGCGAGAGCCTCCAGGCCGCCGTGGACTGCGCGCTGACGCTGCAGCGCCCCCTCTTGGTGAAGGGCGAGCCCGGCACGGGCAAGACGCTCCTGGCGGAGGCCATCTCCAGCGCGCTCGGCCTGCGGCTCATCCCCTGGCACGTGAAGAGCACCACGCGCGCCCAGGACGGGCTCTACCTCTATGACACCGTGCAGCGCCTGTACGACTCGCGCTTCGGCGATGGGGACGTGAAGGACATCCGCCGCTACATCCGCCTGGGGCCGCTGGGCGAGGCGTTCGCCTCCCGAGAGCGCGTGGTGCTGCTCATCGACGAGGTGGACAAGGCGGACCTGGAGTTCCCCAACGACTTGCTCCACGAGCTGGACCGGATGCGCTTCCGCATCCAGGAGACCAACGACGAGGTGGTGGCCACCCAGCGCCCCGTGGTCGTCATCACCAGCAACAACGAGAAGGAGCTGCCGGATGCGTTCCTGCGCCGGTGCGTCTTCCACTTCATCGACTTTCCGGACACGGAGCTGATGCGCCGCATCGTCGCGGTGCACCACCCGGGGCTGGACGAGGCGCTCACGGAGCAGGCGCTGAAGGTGTTCTACGAGCTGCGCGGCTTCAGCCGGCTGCGCAAGCGCCCCTCCACGAGCGAGCTCATCGACTGGATTGCGGTGCTCAAGGCCAGCGGCGTGCAGAGCCTGAAGCTGGAGGAGAACCTGCCCTTCCTCGGCGCGCTCCTGAAGAAGGAGCAGGACCTCATCGCGGTGGCGGAGGCCTTCGGGCGCGGCCGCAAGCCGCGGGCCTGA
- a CDS encoding vWA domain-containing protein, which translates to MFLPFLYELRRRGVPVGTQEALALAGALKAGLHDSSLDGFYHVARALLVHSETQLDAFDQAFLAHFQGVESAGLELTRELLDWLKDARERRELSPEEQALLNSLDEAALEKLFQERLQEQRERHDEGNRWIGTGGSSPFGNGGHAQAGFRVGGTGGRQGSAIFSAGARKYQGYRDDLVLDTRQMEVALRKLRAFAREGLADELDVDETIRATASNAGELEVVTRAPRRPNTRVVLLMDVGGSMDPYAAMVSRLFSAAGRATHFKELRTYYFHNCVYGRLYATPQMTGGTTVPELVAQVGRHHKLVLVGDASMAPYELGIRTDAQGRYAPEGLEGLVWLMQLAQHFERSAWLNPEPPRQWPNSTISTIARVFPMFPLTVEGLGEAVGHLTRGRTPKGTTARR; encoded by the coding sequence ATGTTCCTGCCCTTTCTCTACGAGCTGCGGCGGCGCGGGGTGCCCGTGGGCACGCAGGAGGCGCTGGCGCTGGCGGGCGCGCTCAAGGCGGGCCTGCACGACAGCAGCCTGGATGGCTTCTACCACGTGGCGCGCGCGCTCCTGGTGCACTCGGAGACGCAGCTGGATGCCTTCGACCAGGCCTTCCTCGCTCACTTCCAGGGCGTGGAGTCCGCGGGGCTGGAGCTGACGCGCGAGCTGCTCGACTGGCTCAAGGACGCGCGCGAGCGGCGCGAGCTGTCCCCCGAGGAGCAGGCGCTGCTCAACTCCCTGGATGAAGCCGCGCTGGAGAAGCTCTTCCAGGAGCGGCTCCAGGAGCAGCGCGAGCGCCACGATGAGGGCAACCGGTGGATTGGCACCGGGGGCTCCTCGCCCTTCGGCAACGGCGGCCACGCGCAGGCGGGCTTCCGGGTGGGCGGCACCGGCGGGCGCCAGGGCTCGGCCATTTTCTCGGCCGGGGCGCGCAAGTACCAGGGCTACCGGGATGACCTGGTGCTGGACACGCGGCAGATGGAGGTGGCGCTGCGCAAGCTCCGCGCCTTCGCGCGCGAGGGGCTGGCGGACGAGCTGGACGTGGACGAGACGATCCGCGCCACGGCGAGCAACGCCGGGGAGCTGGAGGTGGTGACGCGCGCGCCGCGCCGGCCCAACACGCGCGTGGTGCTGCTGATGGACGTGGGCGGCTCCATGGACCCGTACGCGGCGATGGTGAGCCGGCTGTTCAGCGCGGCGGGCCGGGCCACGCACTTCAAGGAGCTGCGCACCTACTACTTCCACAACTGCGTGTACGGCCGGCTGTACGCCACCCCTCAGATGACCGGCGGCACCACGGTGCCGGAGCTGGTGGCCCAGGTGGGCAGGCACCACAAGCTGGTGCTGGTGGGCGATGCCTCCATGGCCCCGTACGAGCTGGGCATCCGCACGGACGCGCAGGGGCGCTACGCGCCCGAGGGGCTGGAGGGGCTCGTGTGGCTGATGCAGCTCGCGCAGCACTTCGAGCGCAGCGCCTGGCTCAACCCCGAGCCGCCCCGGCAGTGGCCCAACTCCACCATCTCCACCATCGCCCGCGTCTTCCCCATGTTCCCCCTCACCGTGGAGGGGCTGGGCGAGGCGGTGGGGCACCTGACGCGCGGCCGCACGCCGAAGGGGACGACGGCCCGGCGCTGA
- a CDS encoding LamG-like jellyroll fold domain-containing protein → MQSVWRFTLSSLGHLLLAMTQARLSSILFLAVAALFWGCSGEEDAAQGPSISVSPRAVNLGVGLQQRFTATVEGLDDTSVRWVVVEGDGAGTIDASGLYTAPSTVGTYHVVAISMGDPSRSSSAVINVQNAASPVSVSLSPERTQIHVAGTVRFTATVVGTANTAVTWSVTEGNGGTIDATGLYTAPTAGGTFHVVATSVAAPDKKATATVVVEPELVPVSVSITPDEVDLRTGGTQTFTATVTGTANTAVSWSVTEAGGGTIDASGLYTAPSTPGTYHVVAASVAEPSRSATATVRVTAADTVGVTVAPTEVELGTGETKDFTATVTGTADTAVTWSVTGGTIDTAGHYTAPATAGAFQVVATSVADPSKSASATVRVRPFSTAGLVMHFSAADLRGLGGTLPAAGAPVASWVDLSGNGRDLTQTDATRQPVFNPNALNGLPTVSFDGSNTSGDFLRTAALSPALAQPVTIFFVYKAPPVSVNKTLLDAPPGTGANRARIQATPVPTGALQLYATKFSSPFKQKTPGTFYSVTAVFNGAGSRLRANGVEEAPSSSADPGTTGMAGLMLGGRQELNADAFAATEFAEVLVFDRALDAAELGRVEAYLKSLYFPP, encoded by the coding sequence ATGCAGAGTGTCTGGCGGTTCACGTTGTCCTCCCTCGGCCACCTCCTCCTCGCGATGACCCAGGCTCGACTCTCCTCGATTCTCTTCTTGGCGGTGGCCGCGCTCTTCTGGGGCTGTTCGGGAGAGGAGGACGCCGCGCAGGGCCCCTCCATCTCCGTGAGCCCGCGGGCGGTGAACCTCGGCGTGGGCCTGCAGCAGCGCTTCACGGCCACCGTCGAGGGGCTCGACGACACCTCGGTGCGCTGGGTCGTCGTGGAAGGGGATGGGGCGGGGACGATTGATGCCTCGGGCCTCTACACGGCCCCGTCCACGGTGGGCACCTACCACGTGGTGGCCATCAGCATGGGCGACCCCAGCCGGAGCAGCTCGGCGGTCATCAACGTCCAAAACGCGGCCTCCCCGGTCTCGGTGAGCCTCTCTCCGGAGAGGACGCAGATCCACGTGGCGGGCACCGTGCGCTTTACCGCCACGGTGGTGGGCACGGCGAACACCGCGGTGACCTGGAGCGTGACGGAGGGGAACGGCGGCACCATCGACGCCACGGGGCTCTACACGGCGCCCACCGCCGGGGGCACCTTCCACGTGGTGGCCACCAGCGTGGCGGCTCCGGACAAGAAGGCCACCGCCACGGTGGTGGTGGAGCCCGAGCTGGTCCCGGTCTCCGTGAGCATCACCCCGGACGAGGTGGACCTGCGCACCGGGGGCACGCAGACCTTCACGGCCACGGTGACGGGCACGGCCAATACGGCGGTGAGCTGGAGCGTGACGGAGGCGGGCGGCGGCACCATCGACGCCTCCGGGCTGTACACGGCGCCCTCCACCCCGGGCACCTACCATGTGGTGGCGGCCAGCGTGGCGGAGCCCTCGCGGAGCGCCACGGCCACGGTGCGCGTCACCGCCGCGGACACCGTGGGGGTGACGGTGGCGCCCACGGAGGTGGAGCTGGGCACCGGCGAGACGAAGGACTTCACGGCCACGGTGACGGGCACGGCGGACACCGCGGTGACCTGGAGCGTGACGGGCGGCACCATCGACACCGCGGGGCATTACACGGCCCCGGCCACGGCGGGCGCCTTCCAGGTGGTGGCCACCAGCGTGGCGGATCCGTCGAAGAGCGCCTCGGCCACCGTCCGCGTGCGGCCCTTCTCCACCGCGGGCCTGGTGATGCACTTCTCGGCCGCTGACTTGCGGGGGCTCGGGGGCACGTTGCCCGCGGCGGGCGCCCCGGTCGCCTCCTGGGTGGACCTCTCCGGCAACGGGCGGGACCTGACCCAGACCGACGCCACCCGGCAGCCCGTCTTCAATCCCAACGCCCTCAACGGCCTGCCCACCGTGTCGTTCGATGGCAGCAACACGAGCGGGGACTTCCTGCGCACGGCGGCCCTCAGCCCCGCGCTGGCGCAGCCCGTGACGATCTTCTTCGTCTACAAGGCCCCGCCGGTGAGCGTGAACAAGACGTTGCTGGACGCGCCCCCGGGCACGGGCGCCAACCGGGCCCGCATCCAGGCCACCCCCGTGCCCACGGGCGCGCTGCAGCTCTACGCCACCAAGTTCTCCAGCCCCTTCAAGCAGAAGACGCCGGGGACCTTCTACTCCGTCACCGCCGTGTTCAACGGGGCGGGCTCGCGCCTCCGGGCCAACGGCGTGGAGGAGGCGCCCTCCTCCAGCGCGGATCCGGGCACCACCGGCATGGCAGGCCTGATGCTCGGGGGCCGCCAGGAGCTGAACGCGGATGCCTTCGCCGCCACCGAGTTCGCCGAGGTGCTCGTGTTTGACCGTGCCCTCGACGCCGCGGAGCTGGGCCGCGTCGAGGCCTATCTGAAGAGCCTCTACTTCCCCCCCTGA
- a CDS encoding Ig-like domain-containing protein, producing the protein MNKLLLLTVGCVLLAGCSVDFTEPEGRSCDDTHACPANQICVDLRCQPFEVPLPPDGGTPDSGTPDSGTPDAGPTLEVRVSPVSASLTPSGTWRFTATVSNAADPGVTWSVREGAAGGTIDASGLYTAPAQAGTYHVVATSVQDPSRSASAVVSVAALPSNLELHFSADRLNGPTGALPADGARVASWTDLSGHAHTLTQAEETRQPLFKARGLHGLPTVVFDGDTLGAGDYLRTAAFPSALPQPLTFFFVYKSPLTDVNKTLLDAPPGVGPNRARVQATIEPPGALQLYASKFSSPYLQRAAGSFYFITAVFNGPSSRVRANGTEEAPSANRDPGSVGMGGLMLGGRQELTADAFAATEFAEVLVFTRALNDSEIEQVETYLRGRYFP; encoded by the coding sequence ATGAACAAACTTCTGCTTCTCACCGTGGGTTGCGTGCTGCTGGCTGGGTGCTCGGTGGACTTCACCGAGCCCGAGGGGCGCAGCTGTGACGACACGCACGCCTGTCCCGCCAACCAGATCTGCGTGGACCTGCGGTGCCAGCCCTTCGAGGTACCGCTCCCGCCGGACGGAGGCACCCCGGACAGCGGCACGCCGGATTCGGGCACCCCGGACGCGGGCCCCACCCTCGAGGTGCGCGTGAGCCCGGTGTCCGCGAGCCTCACGCCCTCCGGGACGTGGCGCTTCACGGCCACGGTGAGCAACGCGGCCGACCCGGGGGTGACCTGGAGTGTGCGGGAGGGCGCCGCGGGCGGCACCATCGACGCCTCCGGGCTGTACACCGCGCCGGCGCAGGCGGGCACCTACCACGTGGTGGCCACGAGCGTGCAGGACCCCTCGCGCTCGGCCTCCGCGGTGGTGAGCGTGGCCGCGCTGCCCTCGAACCTGGAGCTGCACTTCTCGGCGGACCGGCTCAACGGCCCCACGGGCGCGCTGCCCGCGGACGGCGCCCGGGTGGCCTCCTGGACGGACCTCTCGGGCCACGCGCACACGCTGACCCAGGCCGAGGAGACCCGGCAGCCGCTCTTCAAGGCCCGGGGGCTCCACGGGCTGCCCACGGTGGTGTTCGACGGGGACACGCTGGGCGCCGGGGACTACCTGCGCACGGCGGCCTTCCCCTCCGCGCTGCCGCAGCCGCTCACCTTCTTCTTCGTCTACAAGTCCCCGCTCACGGACGTGAACAAGACGCTGCTGGATGCGCCCCCGGGCGTGGGCCCGAACCGCGCCCGCGTCCAGGCCACCATCGAGCCGCCGGGCGCGCTGCAGCTCTACGCGAGCAAGTTCTCCAGCCCCTACCTGCAGCGGGCCGCCGGGTCCTTCTACTTCATCACCGCCGTGTTCAACGGCCCCAGCTCGCGCGTGCGCGCCAACGGCACGGAGGAGGCCCCCTCGGCCAACCGGGATCCGGGCTCCGTGGGCATGGGCGGGCTGATGCTCGGGGGCCGTCAGGAGCTGACTGCCGACGCCTTCGCCGCCACCGAGTTCGCCGAGGTGCTCGTCTTCACCCGTGCGCTGAACGACTCCGAAATCGAACAGGTCGAAACGTACCTGCGAGGCAGGTACTTCCCGTAA
- a CDS encoding serine/threonine-protein kinase: protein MSTVAGASTPEVQLGKYRLLKLLATGGMGEVFLARQEGPAGFAKTVVIKRMLAHLGRDPKFVEMFLNEARLAAELSHPNIVQIFELGEHAGTYFLAMEFIHGVNLRTLKRRLDERHLEVPAGLAAFICAQALKGLHYAHTLTDEAGKSMNIVHRDVSPDNVLVGFNGTVKMVDFGIAKASSSISTTNAGTVKGKYAYMSPEQLSGQKADPRTDVYAMGIVLYELITGGRPFQGPSEGALVRSILQDTPKAPRDVRPGLAPELEELTLRAIARNPQERFASAESMATALEAYALGEGGMTQHKVKGLLRGLFSEEADIISAVGARPKSGGSLEAAPGASQVGNASVHPGTSSALKKTGDAPPQTSAQWVNVDLSTHFTVSIAEVPLPPPPSAAAVPAPPPKRRFVPWLVAGGGVAALLVGVGVTLPALREPAGAPPARVSLQTLEPVEPKAPPPAPVAVSATALPQRPPPEAAAAATPAAQAQDAPGEALPEAEAPEEATAPEAPRAPAAKRAARPGKHASGTVSLRVNPWAEVLYAGKSLGVTPMAPFELPSGTHTLTLVNQDLDVKRKVRVVVPANKQVVLRINLLDGM from the coding sequence ATGTCCACCGTCGCCGGCGCCTCCACGCCCGAAGTCCAACTCGGCAAGTACCGCCTCCTGAAGCTGCTGGCCACCGGCGGCATGGGCGAGGTGTTCCTGGCGCGCCAGGAGGGCCCCGCGGGCTTCGCGAAGACCGTGGTCATCAAGCGCATGCTGGCGCACCTGGGGAGGGATCCGAAGTTCGTGGAGATGTTCCTCAACGAGGCGCGGCTCGCGGCGGAGCTGTCCCACCCCAACATCGTCCAGATTTTCGAGCTGGGAGAGCACGCGGGCACCTACTTCCTGGCGATGGAGTTCATCCACGGGGTGAACCTGCGCACGCTCAAGCGGCGGCTGGATGAGCGGCACCTGGAGGTGCCCGCGGGCCTGGCGGCGTTCATCTGCGCCCAGGCGCTCAAGGGGCTGCACTACGCGCACACGCTCACGGACGAGGCCGGCAAGTCGATGAACATCGTCCACCGGGACGTGAGCCCGGACAACGTGCTCGTCGGCTTCAACGGCACGGTGAAGATGGTGGACTTCGGCATCGCCAAGGCCTCCAGCTCCATCTCGACGACCAACGCGGGCACGGTGAAGGGCAAGTACGCGTACATGTCCCCCGAGCAGCTCAGCGGGCAGAAGGCGGACCCGCGCACGGACGTGTACGCGATGGGCATCGTGCTCTACGAGCTCATCACCGGGGGCCGTCCGTTCCAGGGCCCCTCGGAGGGGGCGCTCGTGCGCTCCATCCTCCAGGACACGCCCAAGGCGCCCCGGGACGTGCGCCCGGGCCTGGCCCCGGAACTGGAGGAGCTCACCCTGCGCGCCATCGCGCGCAACCCGCAGGAGCGCTTCGCGAGCGCCGAGAGCATGGCCACGGCGCTGGAGGCCTACGCGCTGGGCGAGGGGGGAATGACGCAGCACAAGGTGAAGGGGCTGCTGCGCGGCCTGTTCAGCGAGGAGGCCGACATCATCTCCGCGGTCGGCGCCCGGCCGAAGTCCGGCGGCTCGCTCGAGGCCGCTCCCGGCGCCTCGCAGGTGGGCAATGCCTCGGTCCACCCGGGCACCTCCTCGGCGCTGAAGAAGACGGGCGATGCGCCGCCGCAGACCTCGGCGCAGTGGGTGAACGTGGATCTCTCCACCCACTTCACGGTCTCCATCGCCGAGGTGCCCCTGCCGCCGCCGCCGTCCGCGGCCGCCGTGCCCGCGCCGCCCCCCAAGCGCCGGTTCGTTCCCTGGCTCGTGGCGGGAGGGGGCGTGGCCGCGCTGCTGGTGGGCGTGGGCGTGACGCTGCCGGCGCTGCGCGAGCCCGCCGGGGCGCCCCCGGCCCGGGTCTCGCTCCAGACACTGGAGCCCGTGGAGCCAAAGGCCCCGCCCCCGGCGCCCGTGGCGGTGAGCGCGACGGCCCTGCCCCAGCGCCCGCCCCCCGAGGCGGCCGCGGCGGCCACACCCGCAGCACAGGCGCAGGACGCCCCCGGGGAGGCCCTGCCCGAGGCGGAGGCCCCCGAGGAGGCCACCGCTCCGGAAGCCCCCCGGGCCCCCGCCGCCAAACGCGCGGCGCGCCCCGGCAAGCACGCCTCGGGCACCGTGTCGCTGCGGGTGAACCCGTGGGCCGAGGTGCTCTACGCGGGCAAGTCGCTGGGGGTGACGCCGATGGCGCCCTTCGA